A genomic region of Chitinophagales bacterium contains the following coding sequences:
- a CDS encoding gliding motility-associated C-terminal domain-containing protein, translating into MKILRLLLPAILFSLLLFNSNDVAASHAQGAEITYTCIGPNQYDVTVAFFRDCDGISAPTSITIDAFSPSGCSANTPSWTLNQSNSCATNSGITGPDGNPFSNGETVTYCPGSSGSGTTCDPGGGTLPGTQIFYYCGTITLPSQCPDWTIGYGVCCRNSGITNLANPGSEDQYVYTTINNTTDPNTGQPYCNNSPIFTTPPTALVCPGEPFNYNHGVIDIDGDSLVFSSIDPLDDYGVPVTYAPGLGPNDPFNDSDYFNLNSSTGQISVLPNGQQTIAITVLVQEFRDGILIGETMRDVQIIVLDPSSCNGVNGGNQTVVDPPQGAGILGPGLSGADSLQMCPNNTVSFTISSFASNADSIYMTIDTSSLSGSIFSVNTINDSIFGDFSWTPTLSDTGFNTFRITVRACFPGSSVPATSNVTYSIYVFDEVIVRPPTATYCGDPIQLNAIGGSSFTWTPAAGLSDPNIPNPIATPSVPTTYTATSDCGADSVFVNVSQPYAPDAGEDTSICLNSAVRLNATAPAQFGPYTYQWTPTDGLSPTNTANPLASPEETTQYFVTTTSAAGCEKTDSVTVTISGVAPRVTAFADPDTVCPGQTVQLDLSVAPSQCGASLSTCSGSTQYEIGTGTTSSSTMTPYRGFWHDGRILYLFRANELNAMGLNGGALQEIAFFVANKASTQAYQNFNIRMGCTTADVIPSTFPSGLTNVYSSASVTTTTGWNNYVFTTDYDWDGASNLLVEVCFDNNSWTSSDAVRYEATPFQSVLYTAADNTIGCAMSGGTLSSNRANTRFNICVPSVQNATIEWSPSANIFDPTISNPQAQVFNSTTFIADVAEGGCAGTGFVDVYVEPTIAVDAIPDTALCSSTPVQLEAITTGTPSPILLSCGANGTACGPGNTVRTLGVATATTSNTSPFNSSLEDLRVQYLIRASELIDAGFERGIIQSIGFEVSSKNTTEPFANFQVSMGCTQQDELTNNFIGGLDVVYTPKNYSTVAGQNTIVFDNPFDWDGSTNIVINVCFDNPFGGIQDDIIRFTPTGYTSVLYAQKDFEPAPGGCGLSSTNNMVFQSSEFRPDITIDMCDPPPGRFTYQWTPGATLDDDTLQNPIATPINSEVYHVTVTDGICIALDSLEVNFITGYDLNMAGLNVGCNGASDGNISSTPIGANAPYDFEWGPPINQTTLDADADTVFNLSVGTYYLTVTDNSGCVQIDSFELTVPPPLEDSALITDVSCFDYADGSIQVYPYGGTPPYDFFWNDFPFEDSSFIAGLDTGRYELEIMDASGCVIYDTFDINQPAGITFTTDSTSVSCYQGNDGSAEIFVTGGGNPPYEYLWSDPDSQTTAEATGLEGGIYFFSVSDSNNCSVDGSVMVPEQDSFQINMLTQDVSCFNSEDGVGLAGVGLDTINYTFVWLTTPPISGAYTSQLPAGPVTVEVTDTNNCVQTKDTVIGAPAPIVLDISADSVSCNGGADASVEVSVDSGGTAPFSYLWDDGETDSVNTDLNAGTYFVTVTDDQGCEAYDTVDVYEPSPMDIEVVIQDVSCSGNEDGQIELYVSNGTPPYTYLWSDSSTNSFLHAQSAGDYSVTITDNNGCVDSLNNIEIEEAEPMVIDDIYPTPTNCPWSSDGAIFVSASGGTGSYSYNIGITQNDLGSFNSLASGDYTVEITDARDCSVDTIITVEAPDSVFLSFDPDEVDITLSEDTILQPIVDPNGRTIRYSWSPAATLSCDTCQNPAASPTVTTVYELTVFDENDCPYTDQITVNVENNLILYVPNAFSPNGDEINDELRVYGVSLQSIDFRIYDRWGEKIFQTKDVDESWDGRFKGEIMPPDVYIYYLDVFYLDGQKKSIKGSVTLIK; encoded by the coding sequence ATGAAAATTTTAAGACTATTATTACCGGCTATACTCTTCTCCCTACTATTATTTAACAGCAATGATGTTGCAGCATCTCACGCACAGGGGGCAGAGATTACCTATACATGCATAGGGCCAAATCAATACGATGTAACAGTAGCTTTCTTCCGCGATTGCGATGGTATTTCTGCACCAACATCTATTACTATCGATGCCTTTTCACCTTCAGGTTGCAGTGCCAATACTCCAAGTTGGACGCTCAACCAAAGCAATTCATGTGCAACAAACTCTGGAATTACTGGTCCTGATGGAAATCCATTTTCCAATGGTGAAACGGTCACTTATTGCCCAGGCAGTTCTGGGTCTGGCACTACTTGCGATCCAGGTGGTGGCACTTTGCCTGGTACGCAAATTTTTTATTATTGTGGAACAATCACTTTGCCCAGCCAATGTCCGGACTGGACTATAGGGTATGGCGTATGCTGCCGAAACAGTGGCATTACCAATTTGGCCAATCCTGGATCAGAAGATCAATATGTATATACGACCATAAACAATACCACCGATCCCAATACAGGACAACCTTATTGTAATAATTCGCCAATATTCACAACACCTCCAACAGCACTGGTTTGTCCAGGCGAGCCATTTAACTACAATCATGGAGTTATCGATATAGACGGAGATTCTCTGGTTTTTAGTTCAATTGACCCATTAGATGACTATGGGGTTCCGGTAACCTATGCCCCAGGACTTGGCCCAAATGACCCTTTTAACGATTCGGATTATTTTAACCTAAATTCTTCTACCGGACAGATTTCAGTTTTGCCCAATGGACAGCAAACCATTGCCATAACCGTACTCGTACAGGAGTTCAGGGACGGGATATTAATTGGTGAAACCATGCGGGATGTACAGATTATAGTGTTGGATCCATCTTCATGTAATGGTGTAAATGGAGGTAATCAGACCGTAGTTGACCCGCCACAAGGTGCCGGTATATTAGGTCCCGGGCTTAGTGGTGCTGATAGCCTACAGATGTGTCCCAACAACACTGTTTCATTTACAATCTCTAGTTTTGCAAGTAATGCTGACAGCATATACATGACAATTGACACCTCTTCATTGTCGGGTTCAATTTTTTCAGTTAACACAATAAACGATAGCATATTTGGTGATTTTTCATGGACACCTACTTTAAGTGACACTGGTTTTAATACTTTTAGAATTACAGTTCGCGCCTGTTTTCCAGGATCCAGTGTTCCTGCAACATCGAACGTTACTTATTCCATCTATGTCTTTGACGAAGTAATTGTACGTCCACCCACAGCAACCTATTGCGGTGACCCGATTCAACTTAATGCCATTGGTGGTTCTTCTTTTACCTGGACACCTGCTGCAGGATTGAGCGACCCCAATATTCCAAACCCAATAGCCACTCCTTCAGTACCTACCACTTATACTGCCACCTCTGATTGTGGAGCAGATTCAGTATTTGTAAATGTAAGCCAGCCCTATGCACCTGATGCAGGAGAAGATACTTCCATATGTCTGAATAGCGCTGTTCGTTTAAACGCAACTGCACCTGCTCAGTTCGGCCCTTATACTTATCAATGGACTCCAACTGACGGATTGAGCCCTACTAATACTGCAAATCCATTAGCCAGCCCTGAAGAAACCACACAATATTTTGTAACAACCACTTCAGCAGCAGGTTGTGAAAAAACCGATTCCGTTACTGTTACAATTTCGGGAGTTGCTCCACGTGTTACTGCATTTGCAGACCCTGACACTGTGTGTCCTGGACAAACCGTTCAACTGGATTTAAGCGTTGCACCTTCTCAATGCGGTGCCTCACTTTCCACTTGCAGTGGCAGTACCCAATACGAAATTGGAACAGGTACTACTTCCTCAAGTACTATGACACCATATAGAGGCTTTTGGCATGACGGACGAATACTTTATTTGTTTAGGGCCAATGAATTGAATGCAATGGGATTGAATGGAGGTGCACTTCAGGAAATTGCATTTTTTGTTGCTAACAAAGCCTCTACACAAGCCTATCAAAATTTCAACATCAGGATGGGCTGTACAACTGCAGATGTTATTCCTTCTACTTTTCCTTCGGGACTTACAAATGTATATTCTTCTGCATCTGTAACGACAACTACCGGTTGGAACAATTATGTTTTTACAACAGATTATGACTGGGACGGGGCATCTAACCTTTTGGTAGAAGTATGCTTTGACAACAATAGCTGGACAAGTAGTGATGCAGTAAGATATGAAGCCACCCCATTTCAATCAGTACTTTATACAGCTGCTGATAATACCATTGGTTGTGCAATGAGTGGCGGCACATTGTCCTCAAACCGTGCCAATACCCGTTTTAATATTTGCGTGCCATCTGTTCAAAATGCCACAATTGAATGGTCTCCTTCAGCAAATATTTTCGATCCTACAATTTCCAATCCACAAGCACAGGTCTTTAATTCTACCACTTTTATAGCAGATGTTGCTGAAGGTGGCTGTGCCGGAACCGGATTCGTAGATGTATATGTTGAGCCTACCATTGCTGTAGATGCAATTCCTGACACAGCCCTGTGCTCAAGCACACCTGTGCAATTAGAAGCTATAACTACCGGTACTCCATCTCCTATATTATTAAGTTGTGGAGCTAATGGTACAGCATGCGGCCCGGGAAATACAGTCAGAACTTTGGGTGTCGCTACTGCCACTACTTCCAATACCTCTCCATTTAATAGTAGTCTGGAAGATTTGCGTGTTCAATACCTGATCAGAGCATCAGAACTTATAGATGCCGGTTTTGAAAGAGGCATTATTCAAAGTATTGGCTTTGAAGTTAGCAGCAAAAATACCACAGAACCATTTGCAAATTTCCAGGTAAGCATGGGGTGCACACAGCAGGATGAATTGACCAATAATTTTATTGGTGGGCTTGATGTGGTATATACCCCTAAAAATTACAGTACTGTTGCAGGACAAAACACCATTGTTTTTGACAATCCTTTTGACTGGGACGGCAGCACTAATATTGTTATAAATGTATGCTTTGACAATCCATTTGGAGGAATTCAGGATGATATTATTCGTTTTACTCCTACTGGTTATACTTCTGTATTGTATGCGCAAAAAGATTTCGAACCTGCTCCTGGTGGCTGTGGATTGAGCTCTACAAATAATATGGTTTTTCAAAGTTCTGAATTCAGACCGGATATTACTATTGATATGTGTGATCCTCCCCCCGGAAGATTTACTTATCAATGGACTCCTGGTGCTACATTAGATGATGATACTTTACAAAATCCCATTGCTACTCCTATTAATTCAGAAGTATATCATGTAACAGTAACTGATGGAATATGTATAGCACTTGACAGTCTTGAGGTAAATTTCATTACCGGCTATGATCTAAATATGGCCGGATTAAATGTGGGATGCAATGGTGCTTCTGACGGAAACATCAGCTCCACTCCTATTGGTGCCAATGCACCCTATGATTTTGAATGGGGACCACCGATCAACCAAACAACGCTTGATGCAGATGCAGATACTGTATTTAATTTAAGTGTCGGAACATATTATCTTACCGTTACTGACAACAGCGGCTGTGTACAGATTGACTCATTTGAATTGACAGTTCCACCGCCACTTGAAGATTCAGCTTTAATAACCGATGTAAGCTGTTTTGACTATGCAGACGGTTCCATACAAGTATATCCTTATGGCGGGACACCTCCATATGACTTTTTCTGGAATGATTTTCCATTTGAAGATTCATCCTTTATAGCAGGATTGGATACCGGCCGCTATGAATTAGAAATTATGGATGCCAGTGGCTGTGTAATATACGACACATTTGATATCAACCAACCTGCGGGTATTACTTTTACAACAGATTCAACCAGTGTAAGTTGTTACCAGGGAAATGATGGTTCAGCAGAAATTTTTGTGACTGGAGGTGGTAATCCCCCTTATGAATATTTGTGGTCTGACCCTGACAGTCAAACAACTGCTGAGGCAACGGGTCTTGAAGGGGGCATATATTTCTTTAGTGTATCTGATTCCAATAACTGTAGTGTAGATGGTTCTGTAATGGTACCAGAACAGGACTCATTCCAGATCAACATGCTTACCCAGGATGTCTCTTGCTTCAATTCTGAAGATGGAGTTGGACTTGCAGGTGTGGGACTTGACACCATCAATTACACTTTTGTATGGTTAACGACTCCTCCCATAAGCGGTGCATATACCAGCCAACTGCCTGCCGGCCCTGTAACAGTGGAGGTCACAGATACCAATAACTGTGTCCAAACCAAAGATACCGTAATTGGTGCACCTGCCCCTATAGTTTTAGACATCAGTGCGGATTCTGTATCCTGTAATGGTGGTGCAGACGCAAGCGTAGAAGTTAGTGTTGACTCTGGCGGTACTGCTCCATTCTCCTATTTGTGGGATGATGGAGAGACGGATTCTGTAAATACAGACCTGAATGCAGGAACTTATTTTGTGACTGTAACAGACGATCAGGGCTGTGAAGCTTATGATACTGTTGATGTGTATGAACCAAGCCCAATGGATATCGAAGTTGTAATACAAGATGTGAGCTGTAGTGGTAATGAAGATGGACAGATTGAACTTTATGTGAGCAATGGCACTCCACCCTACACATATCTGTGGAGTGATAGTTCCACTAATTCATTTCTTCATGCGCAAAGTGCAGGAGATTACAGTGTAACCATTACCGACAATAATGGCTGTGTTGACTCATTGAATAATATTGAAATTGAAGAAGCAGAACCAATGGTAATTGACGATATATATCCTACACCCACCAATTGCCCCTGGTCCTCTGATGGAGCAATTTTTGTTTCAGCAAGTGGCGGTACCGGAAGTTATTCGTATAATATTGGTATTACACAAAACGATCTGGGTAGTTTTAACAGCTTGGCATCAGGAGATTACACTGTTGAAATAACAGATGCCAGGGATTGCAGTGTTGATACGATAATAACAGTTGAAGCCCCCGATTCAGTTT
- the aspS gene encoding aspartate--tRNA ligase, with translation MYRTHNCNELNLQCVNENVTLCGWVQKIRNLGGMTFIDLRDRYGVTQLVCGSEAPDALKNKIDQLGREYVLRVAGKVIERSSKNKNLPTGDIEVELIELEILNKSKTPPFTIEDESDGGDDLRMKYRYLDLRRSPLKRNLELRHKVNQEARKYLNEAAFIEVETPFLIKSTPEGARDFVVPSRMNPGQFYALPQSPQTFKQLLMVSGYDRYYQMVKCFRDEDLRADRQPEFSQIDCEMSFVDREDIINTFNGLVRHIFKAVKNIDIPEIPIMTYTDAMKYYGSDKPDIRFEMRFVELNDIAKGKSFNVFDQAELLVGINVEGCASYSRKQLDKLTDFVKKPQVGAKGLVYLKYNEDGSFKSSVDKFFSEEDFKKWAEAFDAKPGDLMLILAGDADVTRKQLSVLRLEMGKELGLRKAEDYKLLWVVDFPLLDWDEEAERWVAMHHPFTRPKKDSLEHLEDNPGAVLADAYDLVLNGNEIAGGSIRIHERRLQEQMFSALGFSKEEAEEKFGFLLGAFEYGAPPHGGIAFGFDRMVALLGGSESIRDFIAFPKNNAGRDVMLNAPSKIDTDQLDELQLKLNLKS, from the coding sequence ATGTACAGAACTCATAATTGTAATGAATTAAATCTTCAATGCGTTAATGAAAACGTCACACTCTGCGGTTGGGTTCAGAAAATCAGAAATTTAGGAGGGATGACCTTTATAGACCTAAGGGACAGATATGGTGTAACCCAGCTTGTATGTGGTTCAGAAGCACCTGATGCGCTGAAAAATAAAATTGACCAACTGGGCAGGGAATATGTATTGCGTGTAGCTGGAAAGGTGATAGAACGCAGTAGCAAAAACAAAAATTTGCCTACCGGGGATATTGAAGTAGAGTTGATTGAGCTTGAAATTCTTAACAAATCCAAAACGCCACCTTTTACCATTGAGGACGAAAGCGATGGCGGAGATGATTTGCGTATGAAGTACCGCTATCTCGATTTACGAAGAAGTCCATTAAAAAGAAATTTGGAACTGCGTCATAAGGTCAACCAGGAAGCGCGAAAATATTTAAATGAAGCAGCATTTATTGAAGTGGAAACTCCTTTTTTAATAAAAAGCACACCCGAGGGTGCCAGGGATTTTGTGGTTCCTTCAAGAATGAATCCCGGTCAGTTTTATGCATTGCCGCAATCGCCACAAACTTTCAAACAATTGCTGATGGTTTCGGGCTATGACCGTTATTATCAAATGGTGAAATGTTTCAGGGATGAAGATCTTCGTGCCGATCGACAGCCTGAATTCAGTCAGATAGATTGTGAAATGTCATTTGTAGATAGGGAAGACATTATCAATACATTCAATGGACTTGTCAGGCATATTTTTAAAGCTGTAAAAAATATTGATATCCCTGAAATTCCTATAATGACATACACTGATGCCATGAAATACTACGGCAGCGATAAACCGGATATTCGCTTTGAAATGCGATTTGTTGAACTGAATGATATCGCAAAAGGAAAATCCTTTAATGTTTTTGATCAGGCGGAATTGCTTGTGGGCATTAATGTAGAAGGATGTGCTTCATACAGCAGAAAGCAATTGGACAAACTCACTGATTTTGTGAAAAAACCCCAGGTAGGTGCCAAAGGCTTGGTTTATCTTAAATACAATGAAGATGGCAGCTTCAAATCCTCAGTTGATAAATTTTTCAGTGAAGAAGATTTCAAAAAATGGGCAGAAGCATTTGATGCGAAACCCGGAGATTTGATGTTGATACTGGCCGGTGATGCTGATGTCACACGCAAACAATTGAGTGTGCTTCGTTTAGAAATGGGCAAAGAGTTAGGGCTAAGAAAAGCCGAAGATTATAAATTGCTTTGGGTAGTGGATTTCCCTTTATTGGATTGGGATGAAGAAGCAGAGCGATGGGTAGCCATGCACCATCCTTTTACACGCCCCAAAAAAGACAGTCTTGAGCATCTTGAAGACAATCCGGGAGCTGTGCTTGCAGATGCCTATGATTTGGTTTTGAATGGCAATGAAATTGCGGGGGGGTCTATCAGGATTCATGAGCGCAGACTTCAGGAACAAATGTTTAGTGCTTTGGGCTTTTCAAAAGAAGAGGCCGAAGAAAAATTCGGTTTTTTGCTGGGAGCTTTTGAATATGGTGCTCCACCACATGGGGGCATTGCTTTTGGGTTTGACCGCATGGTGGCCTTGCTCGGGGGCTCAGAGTCTATTAGAGATTTTATTGCCTTTCCAAAAAACAATGCAGGTCGCGATGTGATGCTGAATGCTCCTTCAAAGATTGACACAGATCAATTGGACGAATTGCAACTTAAATTAAATCTAAAGAGTTAG